AAGTCACGCCGAAGGCTATCCGCCTGCGAAAGCGGGTGCTAAAGGCAAACGAACGGCCGAAGAAATAGAACTTTTTCGAATATTGAGTCTGAAGCGGCAAAGGTTGCGTGATCTTTGCCGCTTTTTATTCTTCGCCGTCCTCGTCTGCTTCGTCTGCCTCCGCGTCCGGATCGTAGGCCTCGTAGCCGTACGCATCATCATAGTAATAACTGCGCTTCCGCTGGTCGGTTTCCCACGTTCGGTCCGCTTCACTCGAATCCGTCTCTTCAATTTCCGTTTCCGTTTTCGTCAATTCGGGCATAGCTAACTTATAATCTTTCCAACCGGCGCAGACAAGAGGTAATTATGAGAACAAAGAAAATTCTGAATACATTCGCAACGATCACACTATCCGTGATATCGACGTATTTTCTGCTTGGCATCCCGGCGTCGACGCAGGGCACCTCGCCGCAGACGAATGCGGTGCTCCAATACCAGGTCGGCGGCACGCTATATATGCAGAAGGCCGCCGAGTACCGCTCGCTCGCATATCAGGCGTTCAATATAGCTCGCCTACGGTTCGACGCCACCCTTGAGAAGAAAAACGTCAAGAAACTGCCTAAAGCCGAGCGTAAGATGCCGCGTGCTATCGTAGTGGACATTGACGAGACCATTCTCGATAATTCACCTGCTCAGGCATACAGTATCGCTAATAACGCGCCGTTCAACCTTAAAGATTGGTACGCCTGGGGCGATATGCGCAAGGCAAAAGCGATTCCCGGAGCCGTTGATTTCTTGAATTACGCGGTCTCCAAGGGTGCCAAGATCTTTTACGTATCAAACCGTGATGGAGTGCAAAAACCGGCCACCATCGACAATCTAAAAAAGGTTGGACTTACCGACATCGCTGACGATAACGTCATCCTCAGGGCATCCGAATCCGGTAAAGAGGCTCGCCGCACAGCCATTGCCAAAACTTTTCGCATCGTTATGCTGATGGGCGATAACCTTGACGACTTTTCTAACGTATTTGAAAAGAAATCGATCGCTGACCGCTTTGCCGAGACCGATAAAGCCCGAGATCAATTCGGCGATCGCTTTATCGTCCTGCCCAATGCAATGTACGGCACCTGGGAAAATGCGATCTACGACTACGGCCGCCTGACCGAGGCTCAGAAAGCAGAAAAACGTGCGGCAGCATTGGAATTGCCGTAAAATAGAGGTATGAAACGAACACCGGAAGAGAAACTTCTCAACCCGCGGCCCGGCAGCAAAATAGCCGAGGCCCGAGATTTTGGGATCGATCTGACCCAGATAGTTGAGAATCTACGTTTGTCTCCGGAAAAACGAATCGAAAAGCTCCAGAATGCAATGATCGGTTTTGAAGATGTTTTACGTGTATCTGAAAAATGGAAAATCTATGACTATGATGTCCAAATTCTTTCGATCGATGGCTTGATCTCCGCAAAGGAATCAGCCGGACGTGAAAAAGACCAACCCGGTCTAAAAATTCTATACGCGCTTCGCGAAGCAAGTCTCGACGAAGAATAATAATCAATGAAATATAACTGCGGTCTCGAACGAGTATTTCCCCTTTTTTCCTTTGTCTTTTTTCTTGTTTTGGGCGTGCAAGCTCAAACCCTTACCGTGCCGCAGATCATGGCTGAGCCTTCGATCGCGGGCACGCGGGTCGAGGGCGAAAAGCTCTCCCCCGACGGGACGTTGGTCATTTACCTTTGGAACGCCGAGGGAAAACTGCCGCGTGACCTCTATCTGTCTTCGACCGCCAGAAATGACGCTAAGGTGATCTTACGGGTCAGCGATCTGCCTAAGCCTGCGGCCACGCCGACACCGGCTAACAAACTCGATTACGGCCTGATCGTCAAAGACGATTTCGTCAAATCCCGCGAAAATCAGCTTGGCAACTTTGAGTGGTCGCCCGACTCCAAGCGGCTCTTGTTTTCGCAGGGCGGCGATATGTATGTTTTGACGCTTGGCGAAAAGGTCCCAAAACGCTACACCAAAACCCAGACTGCTGAGGTTGGAGCACGCTTTGTCGATAACAACCGCATTCTTTACCAGCAGAGCGGTAACCTATTTATTCTCAACATTGCGGACGCAACGACGGTGCAGTTGACCAAAGAGGCCAATCTTGCTCAATACATCGGTGTCGGTGGTGCTGCGGTCTCTAAGGACGGTTCGATGCTCGCCTACACGGTGTCCGATACTTCGAAAAATCGTGCCCTAGTCGTCCCAAATTATCTGGATGAATTTACGGCCGCAGGATCGGTCCGCCGCGGATGGGCGGAGCAGAAACTATTTGTCACGCCGACGGACGGCAGCCGCGACACGCCTTTTGAGGTCAAATTGCCTAAACCGGAAGGTGTCGGCAATTTTCGCCGCTCGGTGTGGGCGGCGGACAACCGCAGTTTGATCGTTGATCGCGTCGACAAGGACACCAAACGCCGTCAGCTCTTTTACGTCTTTCACGCGGGCAGCAAGGACGAACAGATCATCCCGGTCGCAGACGAGACTGATGATAAATGGCAGGCTCCGCTCTCGGCTATTATTGAGGCAAACCCGACGAATGCCGGCCAGCTACTTTTCTGCTCCGAAAAGGATGGCTACAACCATATTTATCTCGCAACGCTCGAAAAGCGTTCGGCTGAGCCCAATCCGTCGGGTGCGGTTCGTCAGGAGAATCCGGCCGATGCCGGTTATACGACCAATGTAAACGTAAAGCAGTTGACCAAAGGCAATTGGCAGGTCGAGTGGGCAAAGTGGACGGCTGGCGGCGATATTGCGTATTCGTCGACCGAGCAATCGGCTGATGAGCGTCAGTTCTACATTTACGAATCCGCGAAAGGCGAAAGCTGGAAACTGACATCTGCCGAAAAAGGAATGAAAACCGGCCCGCAGATGGATGAGAAAAACGCAGTTCCGACACTGATCTACGGCTTTTCGCAATGGGACACGCCCGACGACCTCTACTCACAGCGAGTCTGCTCCGACTGCCGCGAGGGCGAGGCGATCACACGCTTGACCAACACCGTTCCCTCAGCGTTTGCCGCCCGCAAATGGAATGTCGCTCATTTTGTTGATATTCCGTCCCGCGACGGTAAAAAGATCCCGGCGAAGTATTATCTCCCCGCGGGTTTCGACTCCAAGAAAAAATATCCGATGGCCGTCTTTGTCCACGGTGCCGGTTATCTGCAGAACGTCATAAATGGCTGGAACAACTATTACCGCGAGTTTATGTTCAACCAACTGCTGACGCAGAAAGGTTATGTCGTGCTCGACATCGACTATCGCGGCTCGGCCGGTTACGGGCGGGATTGGCGAACCGATGTGTACGATTTTCTCGGTGGCAAGGATATGGACGACCACGTCGATGCGATCGACTTTATGGTCAAAAACTATGCGGTCAATAAGGACAAGGTCGGTGT
This is a stretch of genomic DNA from Chloracidobacterium sp.. It encodes these proteins:
- a CDS encoding S9 family peptidase yields the protein MKYNCGLERVFPLFSFVFFLVLGVQAQTLTVPQIMAEPSIAGTRVEGEKLSPDGTLVIYLWNAEGKLPRDLYLSSTARNDAKVILRVSDLPKPAATPTPANKLDYGLIVKDDFVKSRENQLGNFEWSPDSKRLLFSQGGDMYVLTLGEKVPKRYTKTQTAEVGARFVDNNRILYQQSGNLFILNIADATTVQLTKEANLAQYIGVGGAAVSKDGSMLAYTVSDTSKNRALVVPNYLDEFTAAGSVRRGWAEQKLFVTPTDGSRDTPFEVKLPKPEGVGNFRRSVWAADNRSLIVDRVDKDTKRRQLFYVFHAGSKDEQIIPVADETDDKWQAPLSAIIEANPTNAGQLLFCSEKDGYNHIYLATLEKRSAEPNPSGAVRQENPADAGYTTNVNVKQLTKGNWQVEWAKWTAGGDIAYSSTEQSADERQFYIYESAKGESWKLTSAEKGMKTGPQMDEKNAVPTLIYGFSQWDTPDDLYSQRVCSDCREGEAITRLTNTVPSAFAARKWNVAHFVDIPSRDGKKIPAKYYLPAGFDSKKKYPMAVFVHGAGYLQNVINGWNNYYREFMFNQLLTQKGYVVLDIDYRGSAGYGRDWRTDVYDFLGGKDMDDHVDAIDFMVKNYAVNKDKVGVYGGSYGGFMAGMLITRAPDKVAAAAALRPVFDWRNYYASSPGYTAQRLGFPDKNPEAYKRSSPITYADKLERPLLILHGMSDDNVHVQDSVQMIEKLIRLGKTRYFETMLYPSENHGFVRPESWTDEYERILAFFEKNLK
- a CDS encoding 5'-nucleotidase, lipoprotein e(P4) family — encoded protein: MRTKKILNTFATITLSVISTYFLLGIPASTQGTSPQTNAVLQYQVGGTLYMQKAAEYRSLAYQAFNIARLRFDATLEKKNVKKLPKAERKMPRAIVVDIDETILDNSPAQAYSIANNAPFNLKDWYAWGDMRKAKAIPGAVDFLNYAVSKGAKIFYVSNRDGVQKPATIDNLKKVGLTDIADDNVILRASESGKEARRTAIAKTFRIVMLMGDNLDDFSNVFEKKSIADRFAETDKARDQFGDRFIVLPNAMYGTWENAIYDYGRLTEAQKAEKRAAALELP